In the Cydia fagiglandana chromosome 5, ilCydFagi1.1, whole genome shotgun sequence genome, one interval contains:
- the LOC134664258 gene encoding peptide deformylase, mitochondrial-like has translation MTVTRKVLNWYARLSPSRGHVTPPYSHVVQIGDPRLRKVSQPVPTESIKTEQIQTIIKKLEVVINRYGSLGMSAPQIGVNMRIFAMQLTALEIKITSPDIVKSRGMTVVPYTVFINPSLKIVDYRKVSHAEGCESVRGFSAEVPRYKEVEISGLGPEGERKTEKFKDWAARIAQHELDHLDGKLYTDIMDRKTLCCTCWEEVNVSQGKLAIPFTPE, from the exons ATGACTGTAACTAGAAAAGTGCTCAACTGGTACGCCAGACTATCTCCAAGCCGTGGCCATGTCACTCCTCCTTACAGTCACGTCGTACAGATTGGAGATCCTAGATTACGTAAAGTTTCTCAGCCGGTGCCGACTGAATCTATCAAAACTGAGCAGATTCAGACAATAATTAAGAAGCTAGAAGTAGTAATAAACAGATACGGCAGCCTGGGGATGTCAGCGCCTCAAATTGGCGTGAATATGAGGATATTTGCTATGCAGTTAACTGCGCTAGAAATTAAGATTACGAGTCCAGATATTGTCAAATCCCGTGGCATGACTGTAGTACCGTACACT GTGTTTATCAATCCATCATTGAAAATAGTTGACTATCGCAAAGTTTCTCATGCGGAGGGTTGTGAAAGTGTTAGAGGATTCTCTGCAGAAGTTCCTAGATACAAAGAAGTTGAAATTTCAG GTCTTGGTCCTGAAGGTGAGCGGAAAACTGAGAAGTTTAAAGACTGGGCGGCCAGAATAGCACAGCATGAGCTAGACCACCTAGATGGCAAACTGTACACGGACATAATGGACAGGAAGACACTCTGCTGTACGTGCTGGGAGGAAGTTAACGTGTCGCAGGGCAAACTGGCAATACCATTTACACCAGAATAA